In one Hymenobacter sp. DG25B genomic region, the following are encoded:
- a CDS encoding tetratricopeptide repeat-containing sensor histidine kinase, protein MAAAQPSARAQQLYRRLQQPHLADTSRVNTLNDLSWELLNSGQSDSAWALAQRATLLARQSRYPTGLSLAYRSACEFLMRKGELQEASRYARLQLTEAQKTNQNPLLLRAYRSLTLTGNMLGNFDQVRRYARQGLQLSQLLALPRWQIDFAGDLADAFTRQGKYPQALVYYLRASSLEEQYKLNDLKPYTAASIGNIYLFEKDYPRAIEYTRKSAELFRQAGNLAYVALCYNNLGDAYAGQKNLQAAQQAYLQAQQIFREQQSPFEAVSASALGQISYELGRHEEALAYHQKALAGLRQLGEQNLLITGLNRAAQTYAALHNNAQAELLARESLQLAHKLGIRADELVAADLLAHLAKERGNFQQALGFAEQAATLRDSVFSHEKSEAIGRLQGAFDLSRERQRVQLLRKNQQLQQQRLHQQRLLLGALALGFVVVLGAGLMLWRINKILSRKNREIEEQRTALAQLNATKDRLFSIIGHDLRGPLNSLHAFVSLLNIRQLPQEKLIQYAQRLNQTLDQTLALIDNLLSWAAVQMQASERVNPEAVRLQEAVEENFRLLRTAAEQKNIALLHTLEATEWAWADPDMVRLVLRNLLSNAIKFTSAGGQVQVSSTQEGGSWQLAVADTGVGLSAEALQALLSPAEPARSTAGTAQESGTGLGLVLCRDFVARNGGRLWAESAGPGRGTTFYCTFPQAAALSIVA, encoded by the coding sequence GTGGCAGCTGCTCAGCCCTCGGCGCGCGCCCAGCAGCTTTACAGGCGCCTTCAGCAGCCGCACCTCGCCGATACCAGTCGGGTGAATACGCTGAACGATTTAAGCTGGGAACTGCTCAACTCCGGTCAGTCGGACTCTGCCTGGGCATTGGCACAACGGGCTACCCTTTTGGCCCGGCAAAGTAGATACCCGACTGGTTTGTCGCTGGCTTATCGTAGCGCCTGTGAGTTTTTGATGCGGAAGGGCGAGTTGCAGGAAGCTAGCCGGTACGCCCGCCTACAGCTGACCGAGGCCCAAAAAACCAACCAAAACCCGCTCCTGCTGCGCGCCTACCGCAGCCTTACCTTAACGGGCAACATGCTGGGCAACTTTGACCAGGTGCGGCGGTATGCCCGCCAGGGGTTGCAGCTCAGCCAGCTTTTGGCCCTGCCCCGCTGGCAGATAGACTTCGCCGGCGACCTAGCCGATGCCTTTACGCGCCAGGGAAAATATCCGCAGGCGCTGGTATATTATCTGCGGGCCAGCAGCCTGGAAGAACAGTATAAATTAAATGATTTAAAGCCTTATACGGCGGCCAGCATCGGCAATATTTACTTGTTTGAGAAGGACTACCCCCGGGCCATTGAGTACACCCGAAAATCGGCCGAGTTGTTCCGCCAGGCGGGCAATCTGGCTTATGTCGCCCTCTGTTATAATAACCTGGGCGACGCCTACGCCGGGCAAAAGAATTTACAGGCGGCGCAGCAGGCTTACCTGCAGGCACAGCAGATATTCAGGGAACAGCAAAGTCCCTTCGAGGCAGTTTCGGCCAGCGCTTTAGGGCAGATTAGCTATGAGTTAGGACGCCATGAGGAGGCACTGGCTTATCATCAGAAAGCGTTGGCCGGGCTTCGCCAGTTGGGCGAGCAAAATCTGCTGATAACCGGGCTAAACCGGGCGGCCCAAACGTACGCCGCCCTGCACAACAACGCCCAGGCAGAGCTACTGGCCCGCGAGAGCCTGCAACTGGCCCATAAGCTCGGCATCCGGGCCGACGAGCTGGTGGCGGCCGATTTGCTGGCTCACCTGGCAAAAGAGCGCGGCAACTTTCAACAAGCATTAGGCTTTGCGGAACAAGCCGCCACCCTGCGCGACTCCGTGTTCAGCCACGAAAAATCAGAAGCCATTGGCCGTTTGCAGGGCGCCTTCGATTTAAGCCGGGAACGCCAGCGAGTGCAGTTGCTGCGTAAAAACCAGCAATTGCAACAGCAGCGCCTGCACCAGCAAAGGTTGCTGTTGGGGGCATTGGCGCTGGGTTTTGTAGTGGTGTTAGGCGCCGGGCTTATGCTTTGGCGCATCAATAAAATCCTCTCCCGCAAGAACCGGGAGATTGAGGAGCAACGAACTGCGCTGGCCCAGCTGAACGCTACCAAAGACCGGCTCTTTTCTATTATTGGTCATGACCTGCGCGGCCCGCTCAACTCGCTGCACGCCTTTGTTTCTCTGCTTAATATCCGGCAGCTACCCCAGGAAAAACTCATCCAATACGCCCAGCGCCTCAACCAAACCCTTGACCAGACCCTGGCGCTGATTGACAACCTCCTCAGCTGGGCAGCCGTGCAGATGCAGGCCTCCGAGCGGGTAAACCCCGAAGCCGTGCGCCTGCAGGAAGCTGTGGAGGAAAACTTCCGTCTGCTGCGCACTGCCGCTGAGCAAAAGAATATTGCCCTGCTACACACGCTGGAGGCCACCGAATGGGCCTGGGCCGACCCCGATATGGTACGGCTGGTGCTGCGTAACCTGCTCAGCAACGCTATTAAGTTTACTTCCGCTGGCGGCCAGGTGCAGGTAAGCAGCACCCAGGAAGGTGGGTCCTGGCAGCTAGCTGTGGCCGATACCGGAGTAGGCTTATCAGCGGAAGCGTTACAGGCATTGCTGAGTCCTGCCGAGCCCGCGCGTAGTACGGCTGGCACTGCTCAGGAAAGCGGTACCGGGCTGGGCTTAGTGCTGTGCCGGGATTTTGTGGCCCGCAACGGCGGCCGATTATGGGCAGAAAGTGCCGGCCCGGGCCGGGGCACTACCTTCTATTGCACTTTCCCGCAGGCGGCGGCACTTAGTATTGTAGCGTAG
- a CDS encoding LytR/AlgR family response regulator transcription factor — translation MMPATEPPITCLVLEDDLLMRDLVGSFVEQVPALQLIGLHEQPLAAFEQLARQPADLLISDIEMPGLNGLELVRALRQPPLVIFMTSHQKYAAQSYEVDAVDYLLKPLAFDRFLRAIDKARQLLQHRRAARLINEPSPAPWPPSTPGSSSQEDYFFIRTEMQFVKLRYDEVAYIEAMRDFSKVFLEDGTVHITLVNLKNIESQLPAPLFVRTHRSFLVNASKIEVITNQDVKLLKVAVPLSQTYRDEVTERVVQNRLITRRSG, via the coding sequence ATGATGCCTGCTACCGAGCCTCCCATTACCTGCCTGGTGCTGGAAGATGACCTGCTGATGCGTGACCTGGTAGGTAGCTTTGTGGAGCAGGTGCCTGCTTTGCAGCTGATAGGACTGCACGAGCAGCCGTTGGCGGCATTTGAGCAGCTGGCCCGGCAACCCGCCGATTTGCTTATCTCTGATATAGAAATGCCAGGCCTGAACGGGCTGGAGCTGGTGCGGGCGCTACGGCAGCCGCCCCTGGTCATATTTATGACCTCACACCAGAAATACGCGGCCCAGAGTTATGAGGTAGATGCCGTCGACTATTTGCTCAAGCCGCTGGCCTTCGACCGGTTTCTGCGGGCCATTGATAAAGCCCGCCAGCTATTGCAGCATCGGCGGGCGGCCCGGCTCATAAACGAGCCATCTCCTGCACCCTGGCCGCCGTCAACCCCCGGCAGCTCATCCCAAGAGGATTACTTTTTCATCCGGACAGAAATGCAGTTTGTGAAGCTGCGTTATGATGAAGTGGCTTACATTGAGGCCATGCGTGACTTTAGCAAGGTTTTCCTGGAAGATGGTACCGTGCACATCACCCTGGTGAATTTGAAAAACATTGAAAGCCAGTTGCCGGCGCCGCTTTTTGTGCGCACCCATCGGTCCTTCCTGGTCAATGCTAGCAAGATTGAAGTGATTACCAATCAGGATGTGAAGCTGTTGAAAGTGGCCGTGCCGCTCAGCCAGACCTACCGCGACGAGGTGACGGAGCGGGTAGTGCAAAACCGTTTGATTACGCGCCGCTCCGGTTAG
- a CDS encoding phenylalanine 4-monooxygenase — translation MSNTMFAQHYDQYTAQDQLVWKVLFDRQTALLHKRACSAFAQGLKRIGFHRNAIPKFEEVNERLGSYTGWELVAVPGMVDDATFFALLAEKKFPATTWIRPMRQFDFIEEADLFHDIFGHVPLLSDAAFANFLHFLGHVARLHLNDAQGLQRLRALYWFTVEFGLVMEEGKPRIYGAGLLSSAGETHHCVDDETIRRDFDLASVLHTPFTEVRFQEQYFVLPNWEQLTESVAELAALLSTNWQLKTV, via the coding sequence ATGTCCAATACGATGTTCGCGCAACACTACGACCAGTACACTGCTCAGGACCAATTAGTATGGAAAGTTCTGTTCGACCGCCAGACTGCGCTGCTGCACAAGCGGGCCTGCTCCGCCTTTGCGCAGGGCCTCAAGCGCATTGGTTTCCACCGCAACGCCATTCCTAAGTTTGAGGAAGTGAACGAGCGGCTGGGTAGCTATACCGGTTGGGAACTGGTGGCGGTGCCCGGTATGGTAGATGATGCTACTTTCTTTGCCTTGCTGGCGGAGAAGAAGTTTCCCGCCACCACCTGGATCCGGCCCATGCGGCAGTTCGACTTCATTGAGGAAGCCGACCTGTTTCATGATATCTTCGGGCACGTGCCGTTGCTGTCGGACGCGGCGTTTGCCAACTTCCTCCACTTCCTGGGTCACGTAGCCCGCCTGCACCTAAACGATGCGCAGGGGTTGCAGCGCCTGCGTGCACTCTACTGGTTCACGGTAGAATTTGGGTTGGTAATGGAAGAGGGCAAGCCGCGCATCTACGGGGCGGGTCTGCTCTCCTCGGCCGGCGAAACGCACCACTGTGTAGATGATGAAACCATCCGCCGTGACTTCGACCTCGCTTCCGTATTGCACACGCCCTTCACTGAAGTGCGCTTCCAGGAACAGTATTTTGTTTTGCCTAATTGGGAGCAGCTCACGGAAAGTGTAGCTGAGCTGGCCGCGTTGCTTTCAACCAACTGGCAGCTGAAAACCGTCTAG
- the trpA gene encoding tryptophan synthase subunit alpha: MNRIKNVFDKKQKGLLNIYFTAGYPTLDSTVPLLTALTTAGADLIEIGMPFSDPLADGPVIQQSSSVALKNGMNLRVLFRQLADIRSHVPDTPILLMGYLNPVMQFGVENFCREAAAVGVDGIILPDLPLDDYVAEYQEIFQRYNMRPVFLITPQTAPERIRRIDDLTDSFLYLVSGPGTTGGANTQAEGVQDAYFQRIEDMKLRNPRLIGFGIGDKASFQNACRYAEGAIIGSALIRALDDTDDAPAAASRFVQSVLQ, encoded by the coding sequence ATGAATCGAATAAAAAACGTCTTCGATAAAAAGCAGAAAGGCCTGCTCAATATCTATTTCACGGCCGGCTACCCCACGCTGGATTCCACGGTGCCGCTGCTCACGGCCCTGACCACGGCTGGCGCAGACCTGATTGAAATCGGGATGCCCTTCTCTGACCCCCTGGCCGATGGCCCCGTCATTCAGCAGAGCAGCTCCGTGGCGCTGAAAAACGGCATGAACCTGCGGGTATTGTTTCGCCAGCTGGCTGATATCCGGAGCCACGTGCCTGACACGCCAATTCTGCTCATGGGCTACCTGAACCCGGTGATGCAATTTGGGGTGGAAAACTTCTGCCGCGAGGCGGCGGCGGTGGGAGTGGACGGCATTATCCTGCCCGATCTGCCCCTGGACGACTATGTGGCCGAATACCAGGAAATCTTCCAGCGCTATAACATGCGCCCTGTCTTCCTGATCACGCCGCAAACCGCTCCGGAGCGCATCCGCCGCATCGACGACCTGACGGATTCCTTCCTTTACCTGGTATCCGGCCCCGGCACTACGGGCGGGGCCAATACCCAGGCCGAAGGGGTGCAGGACGCCTATTTCCAGCGCATCGAGGACATGAAGCTGCGCAACCCGCGCTTAATCGGTTTCGGTATCGGTGACAAAGCTTCTTTCCAAAACGCCTGCCGGTACGCCGAAGGCGCCATCATCGGCTCCGCCCTGATCCGCGCCCTCGATGACACGGATGATGCCCCGGCTGCGGCTAGCCGCTTTGTGCAGTCTGTGCTTCAGTAA
- a CDS encoding phenylalanine 4-monooxygenase, which translates to MMSSSASVLAATTATVATLPLMEQQYAHYTAADQHVWQLLFDRQSALLPGRAAEPFLEGLREIGFHRHAIPDFAEVNPRLKALTGWELVVVPGIVDDAVFFGLLADKKFPATTWLRKLEQLDYLEEPDMFHDVFGHVPLLMNPEFGAFLQELGEAAVQHFQRWPGTLELFTRLYWFTAEFGLLRQPNGLRIYGAGLLSSHGEVKFSLSEKPTRLEFSLDGVLTTPFEKDHFQELYFILESMDQLGESLTQLKARLVE; encoded by the coding sequence ATGATGTCCTCCTCTGCTTCCGTTCTCGCCGCCACCACCGCCACCGTAGCCACGCTGCCACTCATGGAGCAGCAATATGCCCACTACACCGCCGCCGACCAGCACGTTTGGCAGCTGCTGTTCGACCGCCAATCGGCGTTGCTGCCGGGGCGCGCGGCCGAGCCTTTTCTGGAAGGCCTGCGGGAAATAGGGTTTCACCGCCACGCCATTCCTGATTTTGCGGAAGTTAATCCGCGGCTAAAAGCACTTACTGGCTGGGAACTGGTGGTAGTGCCCGGCATTGTAGATGATGCCGTATTCTTTGGCCTGCTGGCCGATAAGAAGTTTCCTGCCACCACGTGGCTGCGCAAGCTGGAGCAGCTGGACTACCTGGAAGAGCCCGATATGTTTCATGACGTATTCGGCCATGTGCCGCTGCTGATGAACCCGGAGTTTGGAGCCTTTTTGCAGGAACTAGGCGAAGCCGCTGTGCAGCATTTCCAGCGCTGGCCCGGCACGCTGGAGCTGTTCACGCGCCTGTACTGGTTCACCGCCGAGTTTGGCCTGCTCCGTCAGCCCAACGGCCTGCGCATTTACGGGGCGGGTCTGCTTTCCTCACACGGGGAAGTAAAGTTCAGCCTCAGCGAAAAGCCTACCCGCCTGGAGTTCAGCCTGGATGGCGTGCTGACTACGCCCTTTGAGAAAGACCATTTTCAGGAGCTGTACTTCATACTGGAAAGCATGGACCAGCTAGGCGAAAGCCTGACCCAGCTTAAGGCGCGACTGGTAGAATAG
- the aroF gene encoding 3-deoxy-7-phosphoheptulonate synthase has protein sequence MIIQLEPNISAAAQADIEARIQALKYKVTDVKTQRAHYLVAIGKADIDLRAIGQLPGILDIHRVSDDYKLVSRKWRVRPTVLDLGNGVRIGEGSLTLAAGPCSIESEAQMELIMQHLVDNDVRIMRGGVFKPRSSPYSFRGLGMDGLKLFHQMARARGIKIVTEVMQVSQVEEMHDYVDVFQVGARNTQNFNLLDALGGVDKPVMIKRGISGTIEELLSSAEYVFSGGNEKLILCERGIRTFETASRNTLDLNAVPILKEKTHLPVIVDPSHGIGIREHVAPMALAGVMAGADGIIYEAHEKPEEAASDGQQTLNFAESERLIRNLRRVYALRQELE, from the coding sequence ATGATCATCCAACTCGAACCCAATATTTCAGCCGCTGCTCAGGCGGATATTGAAGCCCGCATTCAGGCGCTCAAATACAAAGTAACTGACGTTAAAACCCAGCGCGCCCACTACCTGGTGGCTATCGGCAAAGCCGATATCGACCTGCGCGCCATTGGGCAGCTGCCGGGCATCCTCGATATTCATCGGGTATCGGACGATTACAAGCTGGTGAGCCGCAAATGGCGCGTGCGCCCCACCGTGCTGGACCTCGGCAACGGCGTGCGGATCGGAGAGGGGAGCCTCACGCTGGCCGCCGGCCCGTGCAGCATTGAGAGTGAAGCCCAGATGGAGCTGATTATGCAGCACCTGGTGGATAATGACGTGCGCATCATGCGCGGCGGCGTGTTTAAGCCCCGTTCCTCGCCGTACTCTTTCCGCGGTTTGGGCATGGATGGCCTGAAGCTGTTTCACCAGATGGCCCGCGCCCGCGGCATCAAGATTGTGACGGAGGTAATGCAGGTGTCGCAGGTAGAGGAGATGCACGATTACGTGGATGTGTTCCAGGTAGGCGCGCGCAACACCCAGAACTTCAACCTGCTGGATGCCCTGGGTGGCGTAGATAAGCCCGTGATGATCAAGCGCGGTATTTCCGGCACCATTGAAGAGCTGTTGTCTTCGGCGGAATACGTTTTTTCCGGAGGCAATGAAAAGCTGATTCTCTGCGAGCGGGGCATCCGCACGTTCGAAACAGCCTCGCGCAATACGCTGGATTTGAACGCTGTGCCCATTCTGAAAGAGAAAACCCACCTGCCCGTTATTGTAGACCCGTCGCACGGCATTGGCATTCGGGAGCATGTGGCGCCCATGGCCCTGGCCGGCGTTATGGCCGGTGCCGATGGCATCATCTACGAAGCGCACGAAAAGCCGGAAGAAGCTGCCTCCGATGGGCAGCAGACGCTGAACTTTGCGGAGTCGGAGCGCCTGATTCGCAATTTGCGCCGGGTGTATGCCCTGCGCCAGGAGCTGGAATAA